GGGGAATCCTCCAGAATATAGCATTGTATACATGCATTGATTAAAATTTGCCAGTTAATCTAAGCTCGGGCAGAAGTTTTTGGGtcttccccacccccacccaaccCAATTCTGCACTCTTTCGGACTTTGAACTTTGCCCTAGCCAAGAAATCTTTACAACCGTGCATGATGTTCTTCCAAACTCCCACCATATGAAAGAAACCACCCTTCCTGCATCCCAACCTCCAAGAGAACACTTACATACCACTAACGTTCTCCAAAGGCAAAAGGATTCACAGTTGAACCCCCATAGCCATTTGCTAACTAATACCCACCAGCCTCATGGCCTTAAATATCATGTTTCAGCTCAACATATGAAACATCCTCCTCTCTATGAAGCTCTTCCATCCTCATAGCTGACTATGATGGCACTTTCAAGATAGACACCAAGTAGATCAGAATGCCAGGTAGAATACTTTTACCGTCATACACCCTCCAAAGGGTAAATCTCTTCCACTACAACCAGGAAAATTTTGCTGCCGTCCTCTCTAACACCAAATTTTACATAGAGGTTGATCATGGATTTAAACACCATCAGGATCCCCAGAAAAAATAGGCAATTCACCCAACCAGCACCCAAACACCTAGGGCATCATCTGCATCCTAGAGATTATTGATCATAGCATGGCCTTGAACTCCAGCTTGTAGATAGCGCGGGTTTGAACAATCTTGGAACAATTCTGAAAATTAAGGACATATCTTGATGTCCATGCCCACAGAAATGACAAGGGATAGGAGTTTGTGGTGAAGTGATATCTAACTAAACCTATAAGCAACATAGCCCCCTATGACCCAAATTATCCCATTTTGCTACCTCTCAGAATATagtatgattaaaaaaatcagCCATGTATAGTTCAAATCTAGCTAGTCAAACATAGGttacaagaaatttttttcttttcagtgCTAACTGCTAAGTGATACTTGCAAAAGGACCTGTGGATACTAACATTGTTTTCCAGCAGGacaaagtattaaaaaaaaaaaaaaaaacttgatttgATTATTTGAGTGAAACTAGTAATGAAATCAGGAATCTGTAGGGGATAATGAAAGTACACAACCATATTAAATGGCAATAAATTTGAAGTTCCTTACAATATGTTCAGAACTCGTCCTGCATGGCCTGCAGCTCCAACAACCTTTGGGTACTTTTGTGACACCATAGCAAGCCTGATGAACCTGCTCACAATGATTACTAATCCATTTAACACGAGGGCATGGGGAAAAAAACATACTAAAAAGAGACATGTATTTGGTAGCAATATACTCTGATGTAGCAGCGACCACACTCTAGCAAATAATTCATTTCATCTTTGTTTGAGCTTCCACAAACACAGCAGAATGCATTTGACTCCGAGACAGAGGCCAGGTAATTATGGTCTTTAATGGATCTGAATCATACCAATGGGGGTTAATCAGATCACAGTTTGCTTTTGCCAAAGCATGAAGATAAAAAACATGAGAAATTAATGGAAGAAGCTTTCCATTGGTTGATTCGAAACTATATTGCTTACTTCTTGGCATCTACTTGGCCTAGTTCACCTGTGCGTTCTTGACTACCTTCAGCATCCGTTAAATGCAACTCCCCATAAGATCTACATTTGGTTTGCAATGTACATTTTGAAACCTTTGTATGACAAAACTTTGTAGAACCTGGATTCTTACCTAAGTCcatattaaatcaaatggtcaGAGATGAATAGCAATAACTGTAGTGCAAGGAGTAATGGGAAATATAATAGCCATGTTGACCCTTAAAGAGTAGATGATAGCACTCCCAgatatttttgtttctgttaAAGAATCCTGCACGGTAACCAAATTTATAAACAGGAGCCTAACCGGCTAACCAATGGCACTAACAAGACCaaatgaagaggaaatctcaagaACTATCCTATTTCCAAAATAAAGCTTCATGAATGGGATACATGAATCAACCAATACCTCTTCTTGTTAACTCATAGAGGCTACGCCTACGAGTTTCCTTAAATCTTGGCTTCCCTAGAGCACTAGACAACCTGCGTAGGTCACCACGTTCTGTGTGaccttcatcatcttcttctttttgcaACATGGACAGCTCCTCAACCCAGTCTTCATTTCTACTGAAGCATGTTTTCTTTGTTTCCGTCATAGAAATCCCATGCCCCAAATCATCATTTATGACagtttttttactttcattgtctctttctttcttcaaaacAGATACTTTACTGTTACATCCCTTGCTTCTTAACTTTGATTTCTTCGTCTCCAACATAGAAATCAGAGCACGTTTTTCATTTTCACTGATAGTACATCTCCCAGCCTTCTTAAGAATCACGCTAAGAGCAACAATTTTTGGTGGCTTTCCTAGACCTTCGGccaatttttcattaaaaataatgCCAGAATTTCCACATATTATGGGCTTTGCCTTCTTCTTGTCACAGGTATCCACATGGGGACTGGATAAGCTTTTCATACATTCCACTGAAGAGTATTTGGCAGCTTTATCAGTTTCCACGTGACTCATGTCCTGCCTTTGGAACTGAGTGCTCACATTTTCACAACCAGCCCATTTAGCCTTTTTTGTACCTGAAAGTTTAGGTACTTCGATTAAATTAGAGTTTTCCTTCAACTGTGTCTGATTATCATCTTCAGACTCTCTATGATGGACATCAAGTCCCTGCCGACTTCTCTTCTGAGTGAGGGTCTTGGAAGAAGACATTGAAGAGTGTTTCCGTTTGAGACTAGAAGATCCACTAGTATGCTTACCACATGCAGGAAGTTGAGATGAAAAATGCATCTCTTTAGATGAACATGAGTGCAGCTCAGTACGTCCAGCACATTTGGGTAACTTAAATTGTACCGAAGAAAGACCAGAGGGAGGAAAGGATGCATCCAGACTCTTCCATTTCAttgccttctttttctttccagtTTTCAGGTCCTTCTCAAAGTGTTTCATATGGTTGATGTTGTCATGAACTGCACACCTAGACGTGTGTTTATTTGAAACCTTCTTCAATCTCAAAGGGTTCCTCATCTTAATCTCATCAGCATTTGATGATTGAGTTGGTAAGACTAAAGATCCTCCCATTGTTGAATCAACTTTAGTGGTAACAATAGGAGTGTGAGCACTTCTTCCACTGTCAAGTGCATCATCAGATGACCAGCATTTTTCTACGCCAGATCCTTCATCAACAATGTGATCAGTCACATATCCAGCATCTACAGTACAAGAATCCATATTGTTAACTTCAATTGATACCTCAGTGATTGCAGGGGCAGAACACCCAGAACAAATATTTGACATTTGTTGCTCTTTCAGGAGCTCAGCTTCTTGAGAAGCACCTATATAACCTTTAGAAGCAGTCTCTAAAAATTGATCAACATTTTCCCTGCCATCCAGTTCCTCAGCTGGCATTCTGATACAAGTTCCATTACGAACCCCCATCACCCTGCATGAGACATCATTCCACTGGGTATCATTACAGTCCTCATTTACAGAGATTTGTCTCTTTACATTTTTACATTGACCAAGAGCAACTGCTTTTTCTTGTGAGATCACATTAGCTTTATCAAATGCTGATGCAACAAGCAGCGAGTTTTTTCCATCAACACTTCCAATATGTTCTTTATAGgcaccaagagaagattcaccCCTGGAGACACTTCCTGCTAAACACATTGAGTGAACACAACAGCTGCACTTTTCAGGGAAGTATGTGTGTAGTTCTTTATGAAAGCATTTTGCACGGTCACCAGATGCAGCAATGTTGTTATTTTCAATTCTCCCAAGTCTGAGAATTAAACAAAAGGCAAAAATGATAAGCACAGGAGTGTGATTGAAGCAGCATAACAGGTAGACATCTATCCTGCTCATCAAGCATCAAACTGGAGAAAATATATGCAGATATATTTGTCAAAaaagtccccccccccttttcagCACCCCTAGGTTTTAGGAGCAGGTTAGACATGGCATTATACAAGAACCTGGGCATTAGCCCTAGCAGCTCAAACCTTTTACTATTGCTCTAAACACAAGTATCAGGGATAAATAAAGCAACATCCAACAGTAGTCAAATCACAGTACATGGTCAATATTTTCACAGGGTTTCCAATGCTTCCATCTACCAGATCTGTACAAGCAAGCACTACATCCTCACCAAAACAGGACCATCATGGGAAATGAGTGACtgaagagataaagagaggaTGAGATATGGAGAAATGATCCTTGCTTCTCTCTCATGGTCAAGGTATAAGAATCCAAAAATGTCTTAAGACCAATTGGCTGATCCTGGGTGATCAAATCTGGTGAGTGAGCATTGTTTGGATCGACTGATCCAGATCAGCACAGGTCATGACAAATCCAAACCCTTTTCCCAATCATGGTTTTAGTTATTCAATACCAATCCGGATCGGATCGGTCACTTTTGCCCTTTTCAAAAAAAGTAAacattttttactatttaacCCCTAAACCGATACTGACAACCAATCCAAATCAGtcaggtattggtatcggttaaAACCGATATCATGTGTTGTGGTTTATTAGTAGTGCCATTCACTGTTTTTCACTGAAATTACACTTCAAGTCTGATCGGTCTTAAGTCTACAGCAGTTTAAGCTCTACATCGAGTCATAGTCACTTCTTTGAGAAGGCTAGGAAATTTGAGACACTGCTTCcgtcctttttcttcttcttcttNNNNNNNNNNNNNNNNNNNNNNNNNNNNNNNNNNNNNNNNGTTAGGGGGGAAAAGTAAGAGTAATGATAGATTTTATCTAAAATGCTCGGGTGGTAAATTAAACAACAAACAGACGGGGAAAACAACAATGAAAAGCACCAAACCTAAGGAGCCAGTGAGACACAACAGCAGATTGCATCTGTATGGGCTGTAGATTAGGCTAAACCATTCAACCCTAGAATTCACAGGCCAGGGAACGTAGAAGAATGAGATAATCTTGGTCCAAGTTTCCTAACTTAAGTAAACCAAGTAGTTTCCTTCTTCAGACTTTTACCCAGAGACACAATTTTAACAGAGAGAATTGATTTTTTGTCCAATAAAGGCATTCGATTTAAATATAGAGATCTCATAACACAAAAAAGCATATAACAGAATAACTAATCCACAATTGTTCAATGATGGGGAGGGCTCAATAACTGATCTACATATTTATGACCAATAATAGATCCATTCCACCTTTTTTCAAGATCAAAAACGAAGGAAATTCAGGTACATGCCTCGTTCCTCATAAGAATTGAGGTGCCCATATTTAAGCAAATAGCAAGGATTCAATAAACAATTATGACTATAGCATCTCCCTTTTCTAACACAAATTAACAAAAATGACAACTATGTTATTGAATTAGGCTTCAATGGCAACATCAAATTTCTCTGAAAATCACCTCAGCAATGGGTTGGTATGCATAACAGTATCATGAGAAGGAAGACATTGAATGCCCAGATCTTTAGAACATAATGTGCTTCCTTGCATAGCTACTGTTGAGAAATTGCTCCGGGAATTTGTACCTGCACAGAAATCACTTAAATGAAAACTCCATGTCACCAGAAGAAAATAATACATCAATCATTTGGACAGCAGAATATTGCCTTACAGCATCAGCACTGAACTTTTGCAGAATCGTACAAGTAATATATGGCATTTACCTGCCAAATCAGCCAGCTTTTCTATACCACCAGGCAAGCCACAATTAGAGCAAGATTGGAGTGATTTAACTTCAGAAGCATCCTGTTTAATGGTAAGATAAATCCCTTCCCGTATTTGCTCAGATGTCAATGGATCTTGAAAAGAACACTTTCTCTGCACTCCCATGCCAGAAGGGGTATGAAGCCTTCCTTGTTCTGGATTCATTTCTTGGAATGCCATGCCATGCTCTTGCTTAGACAACTCAACCATGTGCCTCAAAAGAAGTAATCTCAAATTCTCGTCCAGTAATTGTTGGTTCACATCACTGCCCTCCTTGCTTGACAAACATGGAGTTGGACTAGGTCTAGAGATTGAAGTAGCTGAAGAGAAGCCCATAGAAGTGGTAGACAATGGGATGCCTGGTCCAGCACTCACAGGAAAAGAATGTACGGATCTAAGGAAAGCATGATCATGTTGCCCATCTCTTCGAGGGAAAGAAACACGACCATTCAGGTTGGAGGGTTTGTTAGCATCAGGCAGCACACCAGGTGACTGACCCAAATAAGAAGAGCACAACACTGCTGAACTACTTGGAAGACAATATCCACCGATCACTCCATCAAACAGACTTGAATCTGCGGTATGCTTACCTTGAAATGTAGAGCTGCCTTCAACAGAGAATTTAGGGTGATTATCAGCAAGTATGACCCCTTTACCCTTATCTGTATGATTGTGGAGGCCCAGCCAATGACTGTTTAATTGCTTTTGAGTTCCATCACTTCTGCTCCATGTTAAATTGGTTGGATTTCTTTTGGAAACATGAGATCCACCACCTGGTACCCTAGGCAAGAAATGCTCAACACTATTAACCATGTCATTAGCAGTTTGAGATTGGATGGCCCCATAGGATGGGGGTCTGAAGTGTTGAAGAAACGTCGAAATTAGTGAATTCTTATCCGCATCACCCTTAGATAATTCAACAGCATCTCTAGCATTGTCATTTCCAAGAGCGTGGTTTCTGAAGTTCAACTGGCTTTCTGCTTCCCTCAGATTGAAATTTGAAGTGTCCAAAGGCATGCAGTAGATATTTTGCCTAGATCCTTCAGTTACCCAAGGATTGACCACTGCATCAAATAATCCAGGACTATTCATCTAAACAACGATGTGCAGCcaacaaggaaaaaagaaaaaattggagaTGTCAATACAAACAAATTATTCGTAGATAATGATTggaccaggaaaaaaaaaaagaaataacatttTTCAACTCACTGTTATGAATTACATGTCCTTGGTATGGTGCCTTCTGGGAATCACCTAGAGTATTAAATGGCTGAGGACCCTCGGTTGACAAAATTGAGCCCCCCATTGTATTACTATGCTGAGATGGTTGCCCAAGCCTTAACTCAATGTTTGAAGAAATGGCTTCTCTACCCGCAACAAATCCCTCCAGTGAATTGTTACATCTTCTGACATCAGAGGCAATCCCAAGGGATTTTGAACTCTCCAAACTTGGGTCGGACGTCAACAGATTACCCGCCTTCAGAAGATCAACGTAGTCAGAAATTGACCGATACCCACTGTCTTGTCCGCCTACATTAACAGCTGTGTTTGACAGTGGCAAACCCCTGGACATAGGATTTTCCTTCAATATCTGGCCATCTGCTGCCAATGCAGGCAAGATGCTATTTGAGGTGCCAATCAAGCTATTAAAAACAAGATTGTGTCCCTCCTGAGCATTCTTCTGCCATGCATTATGCAGAATAGTATTAGCTGATTTTTCAACAACACTCTGTCCTGTACGAGGATTCCTAGAAGATACAAAACTGTTCCTAGTTTGACCACACCTTGTTATACCTCCAACTGAATCAACTGGCAGAAACATATCAGACTTTATGGACATGTTTGGCACAGTTGCCCTGCATTTCACCAAACCACCAGTTGCTGAAAATTCTTCAGGCCAATCCCATTCACTATGCTCGTCCGGAACTCTAATCTAAAGCACCAGAAAATAATCCCCATTCAATGATTATTTAGGTGCTTCAAACAACACAACAATAAAAGATACAGCtttcaattgaaaaataaataaataaataaagatgacaAAAACATATTAGCTAAACCATCAATTTTCCATTACAACAGTGCAGGTGTCAAACATCTTCATAACAAACTGGTACTTTTGTATGCAATTCtaacctgtaaaccacagattAGAATCCAATCATAATAACTGGAAGAAAATTTTTATCCAGTTCTAAAGCAATAATCTTCTAACTCCATGCAAAGCTCCCCACTGATTCTGTTTCATGCCCTCTCCAACTTCGAAAAACCCCACATGGCACTATGAATCACAATTGGACCATCATGTGACCTTCTATGGTAGCTCTCTTTCTTTGTGATAACTAACAATTTATTCTTGAAGTGGACATAATAGTCATACTTGTCATGGCGCACATAGGCGTCCAGGATCTTTTTCTGGGAAGGGCGCCTTCGTCACCTAGGTGGCTCCTAggcaccttgttggtgtcgTCTTAGTTTTTTTATCCCTCTCCAACGCCTTGAGTCACCTAGCtctttgacaactatgatagtAGTACATAGTGGTTTTACTGTAACCATCTTTTACCATTTATAATCACCAATTTTAAGCAGAGAgggaaaaagataaaaggataAAAGATTATAACAATGCAATATCCTATTCACGACCCAAAAAAGGAAGTGGCAAAAAAAGCTTTTCCTCACATCAAGTCTcattgtaaaaaataaaaactaaaaatcctAGATGACATGTTTTTAACTACCTCTGATGGTACTAGTTCCCATTAGTCAATTGATACACCACAGCTGCAGGGGGAATTGAGAATTCATTTTCAAACTTTTGCCATGAAAGACCTCAACCCAGGAATTCTGCTTTTCATACAAGCCAATATAAATTAGGGAGAATGAACTCTGCCAGTCTGGTGTCGCATACGCCCAGACACAGGAGGGTGTGAAAAGACCACGCTGCCCCCTCCCCCGTCCTGTGCCTTGAAGATGCTCCCACGCAACTTCCCATTGGCCCCATGCACTGGTGTTGCCTACACCAGACTGgcagggttctttctccctataaATTAACAACATATTCCATGAAAGATACCAAGTGTCATAGTCCTCATTGCCCAGGTTATCAGGAAATAGCATCCTCCAAGTAATCTGCTACCCTTAATGATTAGAACTCCTGCAAGTCTGGGCACAGATGATACCGCAATTGTGTTGCAGCAATTCATATCAAACTTAAGGGTCACACTATAAGAGAAGCATGATCAGATATCAgctaaagaaaattttcaacctAAAAACCGAAAGGGGAAACTAAAGGGTTACGTGAAATCATGAAAACATCTAACATCATGTTTcatccacccccaccccaaaaaaatcaaaggagaTGCCATGGTTCCCCAAGTGATATATACCACAGATCCAGTGGAGGATTCAGGATTCACAATTACAGGTGAATGGAGGAATTGCAAATTTGCAATTACCTGCCAGTAAATCATCACAGAAAGCATTTAGTCAAACATGAATCGAAAGGTTATTAGCAAGGTAACATTGCACTTTTGCCAATATAATTTTAACACCAGCTGCTGGCCCCAGTCCCCAAGTGTGAAGTCCTTGTTGCCCTGGTTATCGTGAAATAGGATTCTACAAGCTATCCATACTTACGTGTCTGGACACGTATGATACCATTATTGCGTTGACAGCCAGTTCTATGAAGCATAATCAGTTAGAACAAAGAGGGGGACACGTATAAGCTGCAGATACTTTTAACACacataaaaacacacaaaaagaGGGCAAAAGGCCACAGGACGAGACAGATGCTGCagatgaagaaattttttttttttttctctttgactACGCAGAGATGAAAAAATTTATTAATGTAAAAGAAGAAACATACAGTTACAGTATCATCTGCATGTGctactccaaaaaaaaataaaaaaatcatttgtagCCAGACCTTTTTTGGCCCTTGAATAATAACGTGTCAATTAGTTAGAGGGCCTAAATATGTAATTTTGCAAGACCCCTGATTCATGGTAACAATCTCAGTTCAGAGGATAGTTCGAGGAATTCTCAAGAAATGATCTATGGACCTCCCAAATTCTGCTTTTCCTGGCATGTGGCTGGGTGATGTGGTGGGAGTAGGACAGCCATGATGTGATTCCTGGATAAAGAAGAAGAGTGTGGGAATTTTAGCCTGGGCCTGGATAGGGAAGGATTTGCGAGCAAGCCCATCCCAGGGAGGAGACACTTGCAGTGTTCTTCCATGGAGGAAGGTTCAACAATCCACTCATAGTTGGAGACGGCCATGAGGCCCAGAACGAGGTGAATGGGAAGtccatccccccccccaccccggAGAACTAAAGTCCATATACATTGATGTTTAGCCAAACAAAATTCCCTTCAACTGCAAATTTCAGCAGGAATATTGATATGAGCAGCTCTGACACGTACCTTTGGATAAACAGAACCAGTGAAAGTCCTCTCACCATCAACACACAATCACTACCACCAGTATGGTAGGCTCGGGCTGTGTAGTGGATGGAGAATAATCCATTGTATTTTCGTCAGACAGTTCTGCAGCAAAGAACAGCTGCCAAATCTTCAAGAAAGAGGCGAATTTAGAGGGCAAACTTTCAACAAACACGCAATACATCTGGAACAACAGAGTTCAATTGCAACTGTGATTCTAAATCAGAGTTGTCAAGGCTCGCCTAGGTGCCTTGGTCCCCTTGCATCTAGGTCCTCCCCAACACCTCAGGGCACCTAGACACTCTGACAACTATATTCTAAATTAAAGTTACATTCTTTAATAACTGAAGATCTGATTCTAGCCAAACAAAAGACCCCAATCGATCCACAACTCCCAAGAAATGACTTTTTATCCCAGATTCTAAGCAGTAAAGATCACATCAAAtcgctcccccccccccccNNNNNNNNNNNNNNNNNNNNAATCCCAAGGGATTTTGAACTCTCCAAACTTGGGTCGGACGTCAACAGATTACCCGCCTTCAGAAGATCAACGTAGTCAGAAATTGACCGATACCCACTGTCTTGTCCGCCTACATTAACAGCTGTGTTTGACAGTGGCAAACCCCTGGACATAGGATTTTCCTTCAATATCTGGCCATCTGCTGCCAATGCAGGCAAGATGCTATTTGAGGTGCCAATCAAGCTATTAAAAACAAGATTGTGTCCCTCCTGAGCATTCTTCTGCCATGCATTATGCAGAATAGTATTAGCTGATTTTTCAACAACACTCTGTCCTGTACGAGGATTCCTAGAAGATACAAAACTGTTCCTAGTTTGACCACACCTTGTTATACCTCCAACTGAATCAACTGGCAGAAACATATCAGACTTTATGGACATGTTTGGCACAGTTGCCCTGTATTTCACCAAACCACCAGTTGCTGAAAATTCTTCAGGCCAATCCCATTCACTATGCTCGTCAGGAACTCTAATCTAAAGCACCAGAAAATAATCCCCATTCAATGATTATTTAGGTGCTTCAAACAACACAACAATAAAAGATACAGCtttcaattgaaaaataaataaataaataaagatgacaGAAACATATTAGCTAAACTGCAACAAGGAATACTAAATCCAATAC
This genomic stretch from Macadamia integrifolia cultivar HAES 741 chromosome 2, SCU_Mint_v3, whole genome shotgun sequence harbors:
- the LOC122062599 gene encoding uncharacterized protein LOC122062599 isoform X2, with amino-acid sequence MQLHLASVDAFVVTATTAGTSEPGIGDNLEANGIQSFHPFSAHEFSLTDNGVIHEPMVLNNMDLSSSHSGKPDMANSFLALLSGSSPQLQCEFQLLSSSRSAMAATKLPEHDSNIAVSSAGFGVPITPIMAFNQLQGNGNMGNAAEFCPIVPSRTASTTNYGCPSPSYLRDNFQLANSNLQSSDYAKTGFDHAVCSNERGMNLRQGCPSANPGNSCLFNKTTIQSSPKFPSESKAVMLDSSSTFTRGHPLVFCLGKTGNLLLSNTGLLGVVCSCHNLHMSIAKFCGHSGLRTVNPGDAVCLESGETVAQWRRLYFHKLGIRVPDEHSEWDWPEEFSATGGLVKCRATVPNMSIKSDMFLPVDSVGGITRCGQTRNSFVSSRNPRTGQSVVEKSANTILHNAWQKNAQEGHNLVFNSLIGTSNSILPALAADGQILKENPMSRGLPLSNTAVNVGGQDSGYRSISDYVDLLKAGNLLTSDPSLESSKSLGIASDVRRCNNSLEGFVAGREAISSNIELRLGQPSQHSNTMGGSILSTEGPQPFNTLGDSQKAPYQGHVIHNMVNPWVTEGSRQNIYCMPLDTSNFNLREAESQLNFRNHALGNDNARDAVELSKGDADKNSLISTFLQHFRPPSYGAIQSQTANDMVNSVEHFLPRVPGGGSHVSKRNPTNLTWSRSDGTQKQLNSHWLGLHNHTDKGKGVILADNHPKFSVEGSSTFQGKHTADSSLFDGVIGGYCLPSSSAVLCSSYLGQSPGVLPDANKPSNLNGRVSFPRRDGQHDHAFLRSVHSFPVSAGPGIPLSTTSMGFSSATSISRPSPTPCLSSKEGSDVNQQLLDENLRLLLLRHMVELSKQEHGMAFQEMNPEQGRLHTPSGMGVQRKCSFQDPLTSEQIREGIYLTIKQDASEVKSLQSCSNCGLPGGIEKLADLAGTNSRSNFSTVAMQGSTLCSKDLGIQCLPSHDTVMHTNPLLRLGRIENNNIAASGDRAKCFHKELHTYFPEKCSCCVHSMCLAGSVSRGESSLGAYKEHIGSVDGKNSLLVASAFDKANVISQEKAVALGQCKNVKRQISVNEDCNDTQWNDVSCRVMGVRNGTCIRMPAEELDGRENVDQFLETASKGYIGASQEAELLKEQQMSNICSGCSAPAITEVSIEVNNMDSCTVDAGYVTDHIVDEGSGVEKCWSSDDALDSGRSAHTPIVTTKVDSTMGGSLVLPTQSSNADEIKMRNPLRLKKVSNKHTSRCAVHDNINHMKHFEKDLKTGKKKKAMKWKSLDASFPPSGLSSVQFKLPKCAGRTELHSCSSKEMHFSSQLPACGKHTSGSSSLKRKHSSMSSSKTLTQKRSRQGLDVHHRESEDDNQTQLKENSNLIEVPKLSGTKKAKWAGCENVSTQFQRQDMSHVETDKAAKYSSVECMKSLSSPHVDTCDKKKAKPIICGNSGIIFNEKLAEGLGKPPKIVALSVILKKAGRCTISENEKRALISMLETKKSKLRSKGCNSKVSVLKKERDNESKKTVINDDLGHGISMTETKKTCFSRNEDWVEELSMLQKEEDDEGHTERGDLRRLSSALGKPRFKETRRRSLYELTRRGKNPGSTKFCHTKVSKCTLQTKCRSYGELHLTDAEGSQERTGELGQVDAKKSIKDHNYLASVSESNAFCCVCGSSNKDEMNYLLECGRCYIRVHQACYGVTKVPKGCWSCRPCRTSSEHIVCVLCGYEGGAMTRAIRSRSAVKSLLKAWDTSNISKSENSNLLSKTLQDESGPLDALTSVNEADLVSTVRLKNSKPFPIAVLKMDLQNQMDDVNAKDGPSSNPRVHNTVTAGVLDPTIMQWVHMVCGLWTPGTRCPNVDTMSAFDVSGAQGSRKTIVCSMCYRPGGSCIQCRVANCSVQFHPWCAHQKGLLQSEVEGVDNEKVGFYGRCEIHATHYKCVREDHHVDTRTESPEQKDTTCARTEGYKGRRRDGFIHNHHGQSSDNGGCLVPQEQINAWLHINGQKSSTRGFLKPPASDVEYDCRVLSSCQKEYARYKQAKGWKHLVVYKSGIHALGLYTSRFISRGSMVVEYVGEIVGLRVADKRENDYQSGRKLQYKSACYFFRIDKEHIIDATRKGGIARFVNHSCLPNCVAKVISVRNEKKVVFFAERDINPGEEITYDYHFNHEDEGKKIPCFCNSKNCRRYLN
- the LOC122062599 gene encoding uncharacterized protein LOC122062599 isoform X4; this encodes MQLHLASVDAFVVTATTAGTSEPEANGIQSFHPFSAHEFSLTDNGVIHEPMVLNNMDLSSSHSGKPDMANSFLALLSGSSPQLQCEFQLLSSSRSAMAATKLPEHDSNIAVSSAGFGVPITPIMAFNQLQGNGNMGNAAEFCPIVPSRTASTTNYGCPSPSYLRDNFQLANSNLQSSDYAKTGFDHAVCSNERGMNLRQGCPSANPGNSCLFNKTTIQSSPKFPSESKAVMLDSSSTFTRGHPLVFCLGKTGNLLLSNTGLLGVVCSCHNLHMSIAKFCGHSGLRTVNPGDAVCLESGETVAQWRRLYFHKLGIRVPDEHSEWDWPEEFSATGGLVKCRATVPNMSIKSDMFLPVDSVGGITRCGQTRNSFVSSRNPRTGQSVVEKSANTILHNAWQKNAQEGHNLVFNSLIGTSNSILPALAADGQILKENPMSRGLPLSNTAVNVGGQDSGYRSISDYVDLLKAGNLLTSDPSLESSKSLGIASDVRRCNNSLEGFVAGREAISSNIELRLGQPSQHSNTMGGSILSTEGPQPFNTLGDSQKAPYQGHVIHNMVNPWVTEGSRQNIYCMPLDTSNFNLREAESQLNFRNHALGNDNARDAVELSKGDADKNSLISTFLQHFRPPSYGAIQSQTANDMVNSVEHFLPRVPGGGSHVSKRNPTNLTWSRSDGTQKQLNSHWLGLHNHTDKGKGVILADNHPKFSVEGSSTFQGKHTADSSLFDGVIGGYCLPSSSAVLCSSYLGQSPGVLPDANKPSNLNGRVSFPRRDGQHDHAFLRSVHSFPVSAGPGIPLSTTSMGFSSATSISRPSPTPCLSSKEGSDVNQQLLDENLRLLLLRHMVELSKQEHGMAFQEMNPEQGRLHTPSGMGVQRKCSFQDPLTSEQIREGIYLTIKQDASEVKSLQSCSNCGLPGGIEKLADLAGTNSRSNFSTVAMQGSTLCSKDLGIQCLPSHDTVMHTNPLLRLGRIENNNIAASGDRAKCFHKELHTYFPEKCSCCVHSMCLAGSVSRGESSLGAYKEHIGSVDGKNSLLVASAFDKANVISQEKAVALGQCKNVKRQISVNEDCNDTQWNDVSCRVMGVRNGTCIRMPAEELDGRENVDQFLETASKGYIGASQEAELLKEQQMSNICSGCSAPAITEVSIEVNNMDSCTVDAGYVTDHIVDEGSGVEKCWSSDDALDSGRSAHTPIVTTKVDSTMGGSLVLPTQSSNADEIKMRNPLRLKKVSNKHTSRCAVHDNINHMKHFEKDLKTGKKKKAMKWKSLDASFPPSGLSSVQFKLPKCAGRTELHSCSSKEMHFSSQLPACGKHTSGSSSLKRKHSSMSSSKTLTQKRSRQGLDVHHRESEDDNQTQLKENSNLIEVPKLSGTKKAKWAGCENVSTQFQRQDMSHVETDKAAKYSSVECMKSLSSPHVDTCDKKKAKPIICGNSGIIFNEKLAEGLGKPPKIVALSVILKKAGRCTISENEKRALISMLETKKSKLRSKGCNSKVSVLKKERDNESKKTVINDDLGHGISMTETKKTCFSRNEDWVEELSMLQKEEDDEGHTERGDLRRLSSALGKPRFKETRRRSLYELTRRGKNPGSTKFCHTKVSKCTLQTKCRSYGELHLTDAEGSQERTGELGQVDAKKSIKDHNYLASVSESNAFCCVCGSSNKDEMNYLLECGRCYIRVHQACYGVTKVPKGCWSCRPCRTSSEHIVCVLCGYEGGAMTRAIRSRSAVKSLLKAWDTSNISKSENSNLLSKTLQDESGPLDALTSVNEADLVSTVRLKNSKPFPIAVLKMDLQNQMDDVNAKDGPSSNPRVHNTVTAGVLDPTIMQWVHMVCGLWTPGTRCPNVDTMSAFDVSGAQGSRKTIVCSMCYRPGGSCIQCRVANCSVQFHPWCAHQKGLLQSEVEGVDNEKVGFYGRCEIHATHYKCVREDHHVDTRTESPEQKDTTCARTEGYKGRRRDGFIHNHHGQSSDNGGCLVPQEQINAWLHINGQKSSTRGFLKPPASDVEYDCRVLSSCQKEYARYKQAKGWKHLVVYKSGIHALGLYTSRFISRGSMVVEYVGEIVGLRVADKRENDYQSGRKLQYKSACYFFRIDKEHIIDATRKGGIARFVNHSCLPNCVAKVISVRNEKKVVFFAERDINPGEEITYDYHFNHEDEGKKIPCFCNSKNCRRYLN